A region from the Clavibacter sp. A6099 genome encodes:
- the rpsD gene encoding 30S ribosomal protein S4, producing the protein MSTKSRTRSKTRLSRALGIPLTPKAAKYLEKRPYAPGEHGRSKRKQDSDYAVRLREKQRLRAQYGIREAQLKIAFQEARRTQGLTGENLVEILEQRLDALVVRSGLARTTAQARQLVVHRHIMVDGKIVDRPSFRVKAGQMIHVKPRSEGTEPFQVAAAGGHADVLPKLPSYLEVELDKLQARLVRLPKRAEVPVTCEVQLVVEYYAAR; encoded by the coding sequence GTGTCCACCAAGTCACGCACCCGCAGCAAGACCCGCCTCTCCCGCGCGCTGGGCATCCCGCTCACGCCGAAGGCGGCCAAGTACCTCGAGAAGCGCCCCTACGCGCCGGGCGAGCACGGCCGGTCCAAGCGCAAGCAGGACAGCGACTACGCCGTCCGCCTCCGCGAGAAGCAGCGTCTGCGCGCCCAGTACGGCATCCGCGAGGCCCAGCTCAAGATCGCCTTCCAGGAGGCGCGTCGCACGCAGGGCCTGACCGGTGAGAACCTCGTCGAGATCCTCGAGCAGCGCCTCGACGCGCTCGTCGTCCGCTCCGGCCTCGCGCGCACCACGGCGCAGGCCCGCCAGCTCGTCGTGCACCGCCACATCATGGTCGACGGCAAGATCGTCGACCGTCCCTCCTTCCGCGTGAAGGCCGGCCAGATGATCCACGTCAAGCCGCGCTCCGAGGGCACCGAGCCCTTCCAGGTCGCCGCCGCCGGCGGTCACGCCGACGTGCTGCCGAAGCTCCCCTCGTACCTCGAGGTCGAGCTCGACAAGCTCCAGGCCCGCCTCGTGCGCCTGCCGAAGCGCGCCGAGGTCCCCGTGACCTGCGAGGTCCAGCTGGTCGTCGAGTACTACGCGGCCCGCTAG